The following are encoded in a window of Gossypium raimondii isolate GPD5lz chromosome 13, ASM2569854v1, whole genome shotgun sequence genomic DNA:
- the LOC105782397 gene encoding uncharacterized protein LOC105782397 isoform X2 — MASTSKANLTEDDEEEEEIEHFDDFTLASSWERFISEIEATCRQWSADGPKNLLEKGAVHLDYSNKMYRIKSELKDATKIYSMEYYFGIDNNGNISDWNCTLHDLQLCFGVKEFLVISPQSASGVVLDAPESSKLLSAVAIALSNCSCLWPAFVPVHDPSRKAFIGIQNMGTIFTRRFEADRIGSQVPVKFMHLEGLYELFVSKFAYWTSDHLTHLFKVYLMMKLTYRTLPNDDENDGIQDADAENAESEKMPDGGNHNRKHWDDDCPWSEWYSAEDPVKGFDLVTTWSEKVIESSLEMAEMENASPHEAEKWILTPNLSPNLDSSKGDRIGFASQLQLLVSALDMSFEAQFMEDFVSDENLGSDNLKSSMVIPPPTVLDRVLKDLLLEGRQFPDFAKGKHKSSQAIKGAPLESLFAQFCLHSLWFGNCSIRAIAVLWVEFVREIRWYWEESQPLPKMPAHGSIDLATCLINQKLQMLAICIEKKRELNEEFQDCLGSNDDVFAHMEEDIQVGEESTSFLTQSQDFDGKRDSPLILEGFNESKTSISKFSTNSQDVYSADKSTSDSKRRGSAGPVGSMRLLNSCQSLHAPFTQNAPLMTEDMHEERLRAVEAFGDSFNFSAQLERETLSSDMSAFKAANSDAAFEDFIRWHSPGDWENDGSEANDEWPPRGKLSQRMSGPGNSWRKIWNDAPSLPAYEQKPLLDPNREGEKILHYLETVRPHQLLEQMVCTAFRASADTLHQTNFGSLKQMATKMDQLYHTMASTLRPLQANLLSGNSEKIGDLKRLCVALEHVEKLLTLAASLRHKFIQAPRVYEAIFSDYYDFYLPNMGKGSADVDIQKEFDLKLQLRMNERQVVSNMFTPPTANQSWRKVLSMGNLLNGHEPILRQIVFSKRDSGSDCHYAVNTRGGPHMDDQQEIETYRMYVCGTSNDLRVALCVTSYD; from the exons ATGGCATCTACAAGCAAAGCCAATTTAACTGAAGAcgatgaagaagaagaggaa ATTGAACACTTTGATGATTTCACTCTGGCTTCTTCATGGGAAAG GTTCATATCTGAAATAGAGGCTACTTGTCGACAGTGGTCAGCTGATGGTCCAAAGAATTTGCTG GAAAAGGGAGCTGTTCATTTggattattctaataaaatgtATAGGATTAAATCCGAGTTGAAAGATGCTACAAAAATCTATTCCATGGAGTACTACTTTGGGATCGACAATAATG GCAACATTTCTGACTGGAATTGCACTTTGCATGATTTGCAACTTTGTTTTGGAGTAAAAGAATTCTTG GTGATTTCACCTCAGAGTGCCAGCGGTGTGGTACTTGATGCTCCAGAGTCTAGCAAGCTTTTAAGTGCTGTTGCAATTGCTTTGTCAAATTGTTCATG TTTGTGGCCAGCATTTGTGCCAGTCCATGATCCTTCAAGAAAAGCGTTTATTGGAATCCAGAACATGGGAACTATTTTTACTAGAAGGTTTGAGGCAGATCGTATTGGTAGCCAAGTTCCTGTAAAGTTCATGCATTTGGAAGGATTGTATGAATTGTTTGTTTCTAAGTTT GCTTACTGGACATCGGACCATTTGACACATCTCTTCAAAGTATATCTTATGATGAAACTTACTTATCGAACCCTTCccaatgatgatgaaaatgatggtaTCCAAGACGCTGATGCTGAAAATGCAGAATCTGAAAAGATGCCTGACGGTGGCAATCACAATAGGAAGCATTGGGATGATGATTGCCCTTGGAGTGAATGGTATTCTGCAGAAGATCCAGTAAAGG GGTTTGATTTGGTGACCACTTGGTCAGAAAAGGTGATTGAAAGCTCCTTGGAAATGGCTGAAATGGAAAATGCTTCACCCCATGAAGCCGAGAAGTGGATTCTAACTCCAAATTTGTCTCCAAATCT TGATAGTTCAAAAGGAGACAGAATTGGATTTGCTTCCCAGTTGCAGCTTTTGGTTAGTGCACTGGATATGTCATTTGAAGCTCAATTTATGGAGGATTTCGTTTCAG ATGAAAATCTTGGTTCAGACAATTTAAAGTCCTCTATGGTTATACCGCCACCTACCGTCCTTGATCGTGTGCTTAAAGATCTTTTGCTTGAGG GTCGTCAATTTCCTGATTTTGCTAAAGGCAAACATAAGAGTTCTCAAGCAATTAAAGGCGCACCTCTTGAGTCTCTTTTTGCGCAGTTCTGTTTACACTCATTATGGTTTGGCAATTGTAGCATACGTG CCATTGCAGTGTTGTGGGTAGAGTTTGTTCGAGAAATTCGTTGGTATTGGGAAGAGTCACAGCCATTGCCTAAAATGCCAGCCCATGGTTCAATTGACCTAGCAACTTGTTTAATCAACCAGAAACTACAAATG CTTGCAATATGCATTGAGAAGAAgcgtgaactcaatgaagaatTTCAAGACTGTCTTGGAAGTAATGATGATGTGTTTGCACATATGGAG GAAGATATTCAAGTTGGAGAGGAGTCTACTAGTTTTCTTACTCAGAGTCAGGATTTTGATGGGAAACGTGACAG TCCCTTGATTCTAGAAGGTTTTAATGAATCTAAAACATCTATATCAAAGTTCAGTACCAATTCTCAAGATGTCTATTCTGCTGATAAAAGCACTTCAGATTCTAAAAGGAGAGGGTCAGCTGGTCCTGTAGGGTCTATGAGGCTTCTGAATTCGTGTCAGAGCTTGCATGCTCCATTTACACAG AATGCACCACTCATGACAGAAGACATGCATGAAGAACGACTCCGTGCTGTCGAGGCCTTTGGTGATTCATTT AACTTTTCTGCACAGTTGGAGAGAGAAACATTATCTTCAG acATGTCAGCCTTTAAAGCTGCAAACTCAGATGCTGCTTTCGAAGATTTTATCCGGTGGCATTCACCTGGAGATTGGGAGAATGATGGAAGTGAAGCAAATGATGAGTGGCCCCCTCGAGGAAAACTTTCACAGAGGATGTCTGGCCCTGGGAACTCGTGGAGAAAGATTTGGAACGATGCTCCTAGTTTGCCTGCTTATGAACAGAAACCCCTGCTGGATCCAAACCGAGAAGGAGAGAAG ATACTTCATTACCTAGAAACTGTGCGACCCCATCAGCTTCTTGAGCAAATGGTTTGTACTGCCTTCAGAGCCTCAGCTGACACACTGCACCAGACGAATTTTGGAAGCTTGAAGCAGATGGCAACTAAAATGGACCAACTCTACCATACTATGGCATCTACACTAAGGCCTTTGCAAG CAAATCTGTTATCTGGAAATAGTGAGAAAATTGGAGACCTAAAACGGCTTTGTGTTGCCCTTGAACATGTTGAGAAGTTGCTAACACTTGCAGCTTCTCTTCGTCATAAATTCATACAAGCACCACGTGTCTATGAAGCTATTTTCAGTGACTACTACGACTTTTACCTTCCAAACATGGGAAAGGGCTCAGCAGATGTTGATATTCAGAAG GAATTTGACCTGAAGCTGCAGCTAAGGATGAACGAGAGACAAGTTGTGTCAAATATGTTTACCCCACCTACTGCTAATCAGTCATGGAGAAAAGTTTTAAGCATGGGCAATCTTCTTAACGGCCACGAACCAATCCTCAGGCAGATTGTCTTTTCCAAGCGTGACAGCGGCAGTGACTGTCACTATGCAGTTAACACGCGCGGCGGACCTCACATGGATGATCAACAAGAAATAGAAACATATCGGATGTATGTATGTGGAACCTCAAACGATCTCCGGGTAGCACTTTGTGTCACCTCATACGATTAA
- the LOC105782397 gene encoding uncharacterized protein LOC105782397 isoform X4 produces MASTSKANLTEDDEEEEEIEHFDDFTLASSWERFISEIEATCRQWSADGPKNLLEKGAVHLDYSNKMYRIKSELKDATKIYSMEYYFGIDNNGNISDWNCTLHDLQLCFGVKEFLVISPQSASGVVLDAPESSKLLSAVAIALSNCSCLWPAFVPVHDPSRKAFIGIQNMGTIFTRRFEADRIGSQVPVKFMHLEGLYELFVSKFAYWTSDHLTHLFKVYLMMKLTYRTLPNDDENDGIQDADAENAESEKMPDGGNHNRKHWDDDCPWSEWYSAEDPVKGFDLVTTWSEKVIESSLEMAEMENASPHEAEKWILTPNLSPNLDSSKGDRIGFASQLQLLVSALDMSFEAQFMEDFVSDENLGSDNLKSSMVIPPPTVLDRVLKDLLLEGRQFPDFAKGKHKSSQAIKGAPLESLFAQFCLHSLWFGNCSIRAIAVLWVEFVREIRWYWEESQPLPKMPAHGSIDLATCLINQKLQMLAICIEKKRELNEEFQDCLGSNDDVFAHMEVEDIQVGEESTSFLTQSQDFDGKRDSPLILEGFNESKTSISKFSTNSQDVYSADKSTSDSKRRGSAGPVGSMRLLNSCQSLHAPFTQNAPLMTEDMHEERLRAVEAFGDSFNFSAQLERETLSSDMSAFKAANSDAAFEDFIRWHSPGDWENDGSEANDEWPPRGKLSQRMSGPGNSWRKIWNDAPSLPAYEQKPLLDPNREGEKILHYLETVRPHQLLEQMVCTAFRASADTLHQTNFGSLKQMATKMDQLYHTMASTLRPLQVRKLET; encoded by the exons ATGGCATCTACAAGCAAAGCCAATTTAACTGAAGAcgatgaagaagaagaggaa ATTGAACACTTTGATGATTTCACTCTGGCTTCTTCATGGGAAAG GTTCATATCTGAAATAGAGGCTACTTGTCGACAGTGGTCAGCTGATGGTCCAAAGAATTTGCTG GAAAAGGGAGCTGTTCATTTggattattctaataaaatgtATAGGATTAAATCCGAGTTGAAAGATGCTACAAAAATCTATTCCATGGAGTACTACTTTGGGATCGACAATAATG GCAACATTTCTGACTGGAATTGCACTTTGCATGATTTGCAACTTTGTTTTGGAGTAAAAGAATTCTTG GTGATTTCACCTCAGAGTGCCAGCGGTGTGGTACTTGATGCTCCAGAGTCTAGCAAGCTTTTAAGTGCTGTTGCAATTGCTTTGTCAAATTGTTCATG TTTGTGGCCAGCATTTGTGCCAGTCCATGATCCTTCAAGAAAAGCGTTTATTGGAATCCAGAACATGGGAACTATTTTTACTAGAAGGTTTGAGGCAGATCGTATTGGTAGCCAAGTTCCTGTAAAGTTCATGCATTTGGAAGGATTGTATGAATTGTTTGTTTCTAAGTTT GCTTACTGGACATCGGACCATTTGACACATCTCTTCAAAGTATATCTTATGATGAAACTTACTTATCGAACCCTTCccaatgatgatgaaaatgatggtaTCCAAGACGCTGATGCTGAAAATGCAGAATCTGAAAAGATGCCTGACGGTGGCAATCACAATAGGAAGCATTGGGATGATGATTGCCCTTGGAGTGAATGGTATTCTGCAGAAGATCCAGTAAAGG GGTTTGATTTGGTGACCACTTGGTCAGAAAAGGTGATTGAAAGCTCCTTGGAAATGGCTGAAATGGAAAATGCTTCACCCCATGAAGCCGAGAAGTGGATTCTAACTCCAAATTTGTCTCCAAATCT TGATAGTTCAAAAGGAGACAGAATTGGATTTGCTTCCCAGTTGCAGCTTTTGGTTAGTGCACTGGATATGTCATTTGAAGCTCAATTTATGGAGGATTTCGTTTCAG ATGAAAATCTTGGTTCAGACAATTTAAAGTCCTCTATGGTTATACCGCCACCTACCGTCCTTGATCGTGTGCTTAAAGATCTTTTGCTTGAGG GTCGTCAATTTCCTGATTTTGCTAAAGGCAAACATAAGAGTTCTCAAGCAATTAAAGGCGCACCTCTTGAGTCTCTTTTTGCGCAGTTCTGTTTACACTCATTATGGTTTGGCAATTGTAGCATACGTG CCATTGCAGTGTTGTGGGTAGAGTTTGTTCGAGAAATTCGTTGGTATTGGGAAGAGTCACAGCCATTGCCTAAAATGCCAGCCCATGGTTCAATTGACCTAGCAACTTGTTTAATCAACCAGAAACTACAAATG CTTGCAATATGCATTGAGAAGAAgcgtgaactcaatgaagaatTTCAAGACTGTCTTGGAAGTAATGATGATGTGTTTGCACATATGGAGGTT GAAGATATTCAAGTTGGAGAGGAGTCTACTAGTTTTCTTACTCAGAGTCAGGATTTTGATGGGAAACGTGACAG TCCCTTGATTCTAGAAGGTTTTAATGAATCTAAAACATCTATATCAAAGTTCAGTACCAATTCTCAAGATGTCTATTCTGCTGATAAAAGCACTTCAGATTCTAAAAGGAGAGGGTCAGCTGGTCCTGTAGGGTCTATGAGGCTTCTGAATTCGTGTCAGAGCTTGCATGCTCCATTTACACAG AATGCACCACTCATGACAGAAGACATGCATGAAGAACGACTCCGTGCTGTCGAGGCCTTTGGTGATTCATTT AACTTTTCTGCACAGTTGGAGAGAGAAACATTATCTTCAG acATGTCAGCCTTTAAAGCTGCAAACTCAGATGCTGCTTTCGAAGATTTTATCCGGTGGCATTCACCTGGAGATTGGGAGAATGATGGAAGTGAAGCAAATGATGAGTGGCCCCCTCGAGGAAAACTTTCACAGAGGATGTCTGGCCCTGGGAACTCGTGGAGAAAGATTTGGAACGATGCTCCTAGTTTGCCTGCTTATGAACAGAAACCCCTGCTGGATCCAAACCGAGAAGGAGAGAAG ATACTTCATTACCTAGAAACTGTGCGACCCCATCAGCTTCTTGAGCAAATGGTTTGTACTGCCTTCAGAGCCTCAGCTGACACACTGCACCAGACGAATTTTGGAAGCTTGAAGCAGATGGCAACTAAAATGGACCAACTCTACCATACTATGGCATCTACACTAAGGCCTTTGCAAG TGAGAAAATTGGAGACCTAA
- the LOC105782397 gene encoding uncharacterized protein LOC105782397 isoform X3 gives MASTSKANLTEDDEEEEIEHFDDFTLASSWERFISEIEATCRQWSADGPKNLLEKGAVHLDYSNKMYRIKSELKDATKIYSMEYYFGIDNNGNISDWNCTLHDLQLCFGVKEFLVISPQSASGVVLDAPESSKLLSAVAIALSNCSCLWPAFVPVHDPSRKAFIGIQNMGTIFTRRFEADRIGSQVPVKFMHLEGLYELFVSKFAYWTSDHLTHLFKVYLMMKLTYRTLPNDDENDGIQDADAENAESEKMPDGGNHNRKHWDDDCPWSEWYSAEDPVKGFDLVTTWSEKVIESSLEMAEMENASPHEAEKWILTPNLSPNLDSSKGDRIGFASQLQLLVSALDMSFEAQFMEDFVSDENLGSDNLKSSMVIPPPTVLDRVLKDLLLEGRQFPDFAKGKHKSSQAIKGAPLESLFAQFCLHSLWFGNCSIRAIAVLWVEFVREIRWYWEESQPLPKMPAHGSIDLATCLINQKLQMLAICIEKKRELNEEFQDCLGSNDDVFAHMEVEDIQVGEESTSFLTQSQDFDGKRDSPLILEGFNESKTSISKFSTNSQDVYSADKSTSDSKRRGSAGPVGSMRLLNSCQSLHAPFTQNAPLMTEDMHEERLRAVEAFGDSFNFSAQLERETLSSDMSAFKAANSDAAFEDFIRWHSPGDWENDGSEANDEWPPRGKLSQRMSGPGNSWRKIWNDAPSLPAYEQKPLLDPNREGEKILHYLETVRPHQLLEQMVCTAFRASADTLHQTNFGSLKQMATKMDQLYHTMASTLRPLQANLLSGNSEKIGDLKRLCVALEHVEKLLTLAASLRHKFIQAPRVYEAIFSDYYDFYLPNMGKGSADVDIQKEFDLKLQLRMNERQVVSNMFTPPTANQSWRKVLSMGNLLNGHEPILRQIVFSKRDSGSDCHYAVNTRGGPHMDDQQEIETYRMYVCGTSNDLRVALCVTSYD, from the exons ATGGCATCTACAAGCAAAGCCAATTTAACTGAAGAcgatgaagaagaag AGATTGAACACTTTGATGATTTCACTCTGGCTTCTTCATGGGAAAG GTTCATATCTGAAATAGAGGCTACTTGTCGACAGTGGTCAGCTGATGGTCCAAAGAATTTGCTG GAAAAGGGAGCTGTTCATTTggattattctaataaaatgtATAGGATTAAATCCGAGTTGAAAGATGCTACAAAAATCTATTCCATGGAGTACTACTTTGGGATCGACAATAATG GCAACATTTCTGACTGGAATTGCACTTTGCATGATTTGCAACTTTGTTTTGGAGTAAAAGAATTCTTG GTGATTTCACCTCAGAGTGCCAGCGGTGTGGTACTTGATGCTCCAGAGTCTAGCAAGCTTTTAAGTGCTGTTGCAATTGCTTTGTCAAATTGTTCATG TTTGTGGCCAGCATTTGTGCCAGTCCATGATCCTTCAAGAAAAGCGTTTATTGGAATCCAGAACATGGGAACTATTTTTACTAGAAGGTTTGAGGCAGATCGTATTGGTAGCCAAGTTCCTGTAAAGTTCATGCATTTGGAAGGATTGTATGAATTGTTTGTTTCTAAGTTT GCTTACTGGACATCGGACCATTTGACACATCTCTTCAAAGTATATCTTATGATGAAACTTACTTATCGAACCCTTCccaatgatgatgaaaatgatggtaTCCAAGACGCTGATGCTGAAAATGCAGAATCTGAAAAGATGCCTGACGGTGGCAATCACAATAGGAAGCATTGGGATGATGATTGCCCTTGGAGTGAATGGTATTCTGCAGAAGATCCAGTAAAGG GGTTTGATTTGGTGACCACTTGGTCAGAAAAGGTGATTGAAAGCTCCTTGGAAATGGCTGAAATGGAAAATGCTTCACCCCATGAAGCCGAGAAGTGGATTCTAACTCCAAATTTGTCTCCAAATCT TGATAGTTCAAAAGGAGACAGAATTGGATTTGCTTCCCAGTTGCAGCTTTTGGTTAGTGCACTGGATATGTCATTTGAAGCTCAATTTATGGAGGATTTCGTTTCAG ATGAAAATCTTGGTTCAGACAATTTAAAGTCCTCTATGGTTATACCGCCACCTACCGTCCTTGATCGTGTGCTTAAAGATCTTTTGCTTGAGG GTCGTCAATTTCCTGATTTTGCTAAAGGCAAACATAAGAGTTCTCAAGCAATTAAAGGCGCACCTCTTGAGTCTCTTTTTGCGCAGTTCTGTTTACACTCATTATGGTTTGGCAATTGTAGCATACGTG CCATTGCAGTGTTGTGGGTAGAGTTTGTTCGAGAAATTCGTTGGTATTGGGAAGAGTCACAGCCATTGCCTAAAATGCCAGCCCATGGTTCAATTGACCTAGCAACTTGTTTAATCAACCAGAAACTACAAATG CTTGCAATATGCATTGAGAAGAAgcgtgaactcaatgaagaatTTCAAGACTGTCTTGGAAGTAATGATGATGTGTTTGCACATATGGAGGTT GAAGATATTCAAGTTGGAGAGGAGTCTACTAGTTTTCTTACTCAGAGTCAGGATTTTGATGGGAAACGTGACAG TCCCTTGATTCTAGAAGGTTTTAATGAATCTAAAACATCTATATCAAAGTTCAGTACCAATTCTCAAGATGTCTATTCTGCTGATAAAAGCACTTCAGATTCTAAAAGGAGAGGGTCAGCTGGTCCTGTAGGGTCTATGAGGCTTCTGAATTCGTGTCAGAGCTTGCATGCTCCATTTACACAG AATGCACCACTCATGACAGAAGACATGCATGAAGAACGACTCCGTGCTGTCGAGGCCTTTGGTGATTCATTT AACTTTTCTGCACAGTTGGAGAGAGAAACATTATCTTCAG acATGTCAGCCTTTAAAGCTGCAAACTCAGATGCTGCTTTCGAAGATTTTATCCGGTGGCATTCACCTGGAGATTGGGAGAATGATGGAAGTGAAGCAAATGATGAGTGGCCCCCTCGAGGAAAACTTTCACAGAGGATGTCTGGCCCTGGGAACTCGTGGAGAAAGATTTGGAACGATGCTCCTAGTTTGCCTGCTTATGAACAGAAACCCCTGCTGGATCCAAACCGAGAAGGAGAGAAG ATACTTCATTACCTAGAAACTGTGCGACCCCATCAGCTTCTTGAGCAAATGGTTTGTACTGCCTTCAGAGCCTCAGCTGACACACTGCACCAGACGAATTTTGGAAGCTTGAAGCAGATGGCAACTAAAATGGACCAACTCTACCATACTATGGCATCTACACTAAGGCCTTTGCAAG CAAATCTGTTATCTGGAAATAGTGAGAAAATTGGAGACCTAAAACGGCTTTGTGTTGCCCTTGAACATGTTGAGAAGTTGCTAACACTTGCAGCTTCTCTTCGTCATAAATTCATACAAGCACCACGTGTCTATGAAGCTATTTTCAGTGACTACTACGACTTTTACCTTCCAAACATGGGAAAGGGCTCAGCAGATGTTGATATTCAGAAG GAATTTGACCTGAAGCTGCAGCTAAGGATGAACGAGAGACAAGTTGTGTCAAATATGTTTACCCCACCTACTGCTAATCAGTCATGGAGAAAAGTTTTAAGCATGGGCAATCTTCTTAACGGCCACGAACCAATCCTCAGGCAGATTGTCTTTTCCAAGCGTGACAGCGGCAGTGACTGTCACTATGCAGTTAACACGCGCGGCGGACCTCACATGGATGATCAACAAGAAATAGAAACATATCGGATGTATGTATGTGGAACCTCAAACGATCTCCGGGTAGCACTTTGTGTCACCTCATACGATTAA
- the LOC105782397 gene encoding uncharacterized protein LOC105782397 isoform X1 codes for MASTSKANLTEDDEEEEEIEHFDDFTLASSWERFISEIEATCRQWSADGPKNLLEKGAVHLDYSNKMYRIKSELKDATKIYSMEYYFGIDNNGNISDWNCTLHDLQLCFGVKEFLVISPQSASGVVLDAPESSKLLSAVAIALSNCSCLWPAFVPVHDPSRKAFIGIQNMGTIFTRRFEADRIGSQVPVKFMHLEGLYELFVSKFAYWTSDHLTHLFKVYLMMKLTYRTLPNDDENDGIQDADAENAESEKMPDGGNHNRKHWDDDCPWSEWYSAEDPVKGFDLVTTWSEKVIESSLEMAEMENASPHEAEKWILTPNLSPNLDSSKGDRIGFASQLQLLVSALDMSFEAQFMEDFVSDENLGSDNLKSSMVIPPPTVLDRVLKDLLLEGRQFPDFAKGKHKSSQAIKGAPLESLFAQFCLHSLWFGNCSIRAIAVLWVEFVREIRWYWEESQPLPKMPAHGSIDLATCLINQKLQMLAICIEKKRELNEEFQDCLGSNDDVFAHMEVEDIQVGEESTSFLTQSQDFDGKRDSPLILEGFNESKTSISKFSTNSQDVYSADKSTSDSKRRGSAGPVGSMRLLNSCQSLHAPFTQNAPLMTEDMHEERLRAVEAFGDSFNFSAQLERETLSSDMSAFKAANSDAAFEDFIRWHSPGDWENDGSEANDEWPPRGKLSQRMSGPGNSWRKIWNDAPSLPAYEQKPLLDPNREGEKILHYLETVRPHQLLEQMVCTAFRASADTLHQTNFGSLKQMATKMDQLYHTMASTLRPLQANLLSGNSEKIGDLKRLCVALEHVEKLLTLAASLRHKFIQAPRVYEAIFSDYYDFYLPNMGKGSADVDIQKEFDLKLQLRMNERQVVSNMFTPPTANQSWRKVLSMGNLLNGHEPILRQIVFSKRDSGSDCHYAVNTRGGPHMDDQQEIETYRMYVCGTSNDLRVALCVTSYD; via the exons ATGGCATCTACAAGCAAAGCCAATTTAACTGAAGAcgatgaagaagaagaggaa ATTGAACACTTTGATGATTTCACTCTGGCTTCTTCATGGGAAAG GTTCATATCTGAAATAGAGGCTACTTGTCGACAGTGGTCAGCTGATGGTCCAAAGAATTTGCTG GAAAAGGGAGCTGTTCATTTggattattctaataaaatgtATAGGATTAAATCCGAGTTGAAAGATGCTACAAAAATCTATTCCATGGAGTACTACTTTGGGATCGACAATAATG GCAACATTTCTGACTGGAATTGCACTTTGCATGATTTGCAACTTTGTTTTGGAGTAAAAGAATTCTTG GTGATTTCACCTCAGAGTGCCAGCGGTGTGGTACTTGATGCTCCAGAGTCTAGCAAGCTTTTAAGTGCTGTTGCAATTGCTTTGTCAAATTGTTCATG TTTGTGGCCAGCATTTGTGCCAGTCCATGATCCTTCAAGAAAAGCGTTTATTGGAATCCAGAACATGGGAACTATTTTTACTAGAAGGTTTGAGGCAGATCGTATTGGTAGCCAAGTTCCTGTAAAGTTCATGCATTTGGAAGGATTGTATGAATTGTTTGTTTCTAAGTTT GCTTACTGGACATCGGACCATTTGACACATCTCTTCAAAGTATATCTTATGATGAAACTTACTTATCGAACCCTTCccaatgatgatgaaaatgatggtaTCCAAGACGCTGATGCTGAAAATGCAGAATCTGAAAAGATGCCTGACGGTGGCAATCACAATAGGAAGCATTGGGATGATGATTGCCCTTGGAGTGAATGGTATTCTGCAGAAGATCCAGTAAAGG GGTTTGATTTGGTGACCACTTGGTCAGAAAAGGTGATTGAAAGCTCCTTGGAAATGGCTGAAATGGAAAATGCTTCACCCCATGAAGCCGAGAAGTGGATTCTAACTCCAAATTTGTCTCCAAATCT TGATAGTTCAAAAGGAGACAGAATTGGATTTGCTTCCCAGTTGCAGCTTTTGGTTAGTGCACTGGATATGTCATTTGAAGCTCAATTTATGGAGGATTTCGTTTCAG ATGAAAATCTTGGTTCAGACAATTTAAAGTCCTCTATGGTTATACCGCCACCTACCGTCCTTGATCGTGTGCTTAAAGATCTTTTGCTTGAGG GTCGTCAATTTCCTGATTTTGCTAAAGGCAAACATAAGAGTTCTCAAGCAATTAAAGGCGCACCTCTTGAGTCTCTTTTTGCGCAGTTCTGTTTACACTCATTATGGTTTGGCAATTGTAGCATACGTG CCATTGCAGTGTTGTGGGTAGAGTTTGTTCGAGAAATTCGTTGGTATTGGGAAGAGTCACAGCCATTGCCTAAAATGCCAGCCCATGGTTCAATTGACCTAGCAACTTGTTTAATCAACCAGAAACTACAAATG CTTGCAATATGCATTGAGAAGAAgcgtgaactcaatgaagaatTTCAAGACTGTCTTGGAAGTAATGATGATGTGTTTGCACATATGGAGGTT GAAGATATTCAAGTTGGAGAGGAGTCTACTAGTTTTCTTACTCAGAGTCAGGATTTTGATGGGAAACGTGACAG TCCCTTGATTCTAGAAGGTTTTAATGAATCTAAAACATCTATATCAAAGTTCAGTACCAATTCTCAAGATGTCTATTCTGCTGATAAAAGCACTTCAGATTCTAAAAGGAGAGGGTCAGCTGGTCCTGTAGGGTCTATGAGGCTTCTGAATTCGTGTCAGAGCTTGCATGCTCCATTTACACAG AATGCACCACTCATGACAGAAGACATGCATGAAGAACGACTCCGTGCTGTCGAGGCCTTTGGTGATTCATTT AACTTTTCTGCACAGTTGGAGAGAGAAACATTATCTTCAG acATGTCAGCCTTTAAAGCTGCAAACTCAGATGCTGCTTTCGAAGATTTTATCCGGTGGCATTCACCTGGAGATTGGGAGAATGATGGAAGTGAAGCAAATGATGAGTGGCCCCCTCGAGGAAAACTTTCACAGAGGATGTCTGGCCCTGGGAACTCGTGGAGAAAGATTTGGAACGATGCTCCTAGTTTGCCTGCTTATGAACAGAAACCCCTGCTGGATCCAAACCGAGAAGGAGAGAAG ATACTTCATTACCTAGAAACTGTGCGACCCCATCAGCTTCTTGAGCAAATGGTTTGTACTGCCTTCAGAGCCTCAGCTGACACACTGCACCAGACGAATTTTGGAAGCTTGAAGCAGATGGCAACTAAAATGGACCAACTCTACCATACTATGGCATCTACACTAAGGCCTTTGCAAG CAAATCTGTTATCTGGAAATAGTGAGAAAATTGGAGACCTAAAACGGCTTTGTGTTGCCCTTGAACATGTTGAGAAGTTGCTAACACTTGCAGCTTCTCTTCGTCATAAATTCATACAAGCACCACGTGTCTATGAAGCTATTTTCAGTGACTACTACGACTTTTACCTTCCAAACATGGGAAAGGGCTCAGCAGATGTTGATATTCAGAAG GAATTTGACCTGAAGCTGCAGCTAAGGATGAACGAGAGACAAGTTGTGTCAAATATGTTTACCCCACCTACTGCTAATCAGTCATGGAGAAAAGTTTTAAGCATGGGCAATCTTCTTAACGGCCACGAACCAATCCTCAGGCAGATTGTCTTTTCCAAGCGTGACAGCGGCAGTGACTGTCACTATGCAGTTAACACGCGCGGCGGACCTCACATGGATGATCAACAAGAAATAGAAACATATCGGATGTATGTATGTGGAACCTCAAACGATCTCCGGGTAGCACTTTGTGTCACCTCATACGATTAA